From Vogesella sp. XCS3, the proteins below share one genomic window:
- a CDS encoding PTS fructose transporter subunit IIC, with amino-acid sequence MSNVLAIIACPQRLAQGQLAAEALRKAAQQAGHQIAIEIRHAQSVQGRLDEAQLAAADAVIVIAEGDADTGRLHGRASHAANLDAVLANAGGVIAAALGTASTVASGSKLRIVAITSCPTGIAHTFMAAEGLSQAAANLGHDIKVETQGSVGSQNTLSAADIAAADLVIIAADTQVNLDRFTGKRLYSSGTKAAINDGIALVKRAQSDARPHQAAGGDAQPQAAAANPDSKNSERSAAYKHLMTGVSFMLPFVVTGGLLIALGFALGGIYVYEDAFKGTLGWTLFNIGAKASFALMVPVLAGYIAYSIADRPGIAPGMAGGMIAGSIGSGFLGGIVAGFIAGYAVKYLNEKIQLGRNFDGLKPVLILPLLGTTIVGLLMYYVLGQPVAAALGVVTDWLKGLQGSSALALGMILGGMMAFDMGGPINKAAYTFATGLLASQVYAPMAAVMAAGMTPPLGIALAALLFKNRFSADEREGAKAAGVLGISFITEGAIPFAAKDPLRVIPALVAGSALAGAISMAAGCELRVPHGGVFVLPIPNAVTNLGMYLVALVAGTVLTAVALGLVKKPAN; translated from the coding sequence ATGTCAAACGTACTGGCCATCATTGCCTGCCCGCAGCGGCTGGCTCAGGGGCAGCTGGCCGCCGAGGCCCTGCGCAAGGCCGCGCAGCAAGCCGGCCACCAGATCGCTATCGAAATCCGCCACGCACAAAGCGTGCAGGGCCGCCTGGACGAAGCCCAGCTGGCCGCTGCCGATGCGGTTATCGTGATTGCCGAAGGCGATGCCGATACCGGCCGCCTGCATGGCCGCGCCAGCCATGCGGCCAACCTGGACGCTGTGCTGGCCAATGCCGGCGGCGTGATTGCCGCCGCACTGGGCACGGCTTCCACCGTAGCTAGCGGTAGCAAGCTGCGCATCGTGGCCATCACCTCTTGCCCCACCGGCATTGCCCATACCTTTATGGCAGCCGAGGGCCTGAGCCAGGCTGCGGCCAACCTGGGCCACGACATCAAGGTAGAAACCCAGGGCTCGGTCGGCTCGCAAAACACCCTGAGCGCAGCGGACATCGCCGCCGCAGACCTGGTGATCATCGCTGCCGATACCCAGGTGAACCTGGACCGTTTCACCGGCAAGCGCCTGTACAGCAGCGGCACCAAGGCTGCCATCAACGACGGTATCGCCCTGGTAAAACGCGCGCAGTCCGACGCCCGCCCGCACCAGGCAGCCGGTGGCGACGCCCAGCCGCAGGCGGCGGCCGCCAACCCTGACAGCAAAAACAGCGAGCGTAGCGCCGCCTACAAACACCTGATGACCGGCGTGTCCTTCATGCTGCCATTCGTGGTCACCGGCGGCCTGCTGATTGCGCTGGGCTTTGCGCTGGGCGGCATCTATGTGTACGAAGACGCCTTCAAGGGCACGCTGGGCTGGACGCTGTTCAATATCGGCGCCAAGGCCTCGTTTGCGCTGATGGTGCCGGTACTGGCCGGCTACATCGCCTACTCCATCGCCGACCGCCCCGGCATTGCCCCCGGCATGGCCGGCGGCATGATTGCAGGCTCCATCGGCTCCGGTTTTCTGGGTGGCATCGTGGCGGGCTTCATTGCCGGTTACGCGGTGAAATACCTGAACGAGAAAATCCAGCTGGGTCGCAACTTTGACGGCCTGAAACCGGTACTGATCCTGCCGCTGCTGGGCACCACCATCGTCGGCTTGCTGATGTACTACGTGCTGGGGCAACCGGTAGCGGCGGCACTGGGCGTAGTCACCGACTGGCTCAAAGGCCTGCAAGGCTCCAGCGCACTGGCACTGGGCATGATCCTGGGCGGCATGATGGCCTTCGATATGGGCGGCCCGATCAACAAAGCCGCCTACACCTTCGCCACCGGCCTCCTGGCCAGCCAGGTGTACGCACCGATGGCCGCCGTGATGGCCGCCGGCATGACCCCGCCGCTGGGCATTGCGCTAGCTGCGCTGCTGTTCAAGAACCGCTTTAGCGCCGACGAGCGCGAAGGTGCCAAGGCTGCCGGCGTGCTGGGCATCTCCTTCATTACCGAAGGTGCCATCCCGTTTGCCGCCAAAGACCCGCTGCGTGTGATCCCGGCGCTGGTGGCAGGCTCGGCGCTGGCCGGTGCCATCTCGATGGCCGCTGGTTGCGAGCTGCGCGTGCCGCATGGTGGTGTGTTCGTGCTGCCTATCCCCAATGCCGTGACCAATTTGGGTATGTACCTGGTCGCGCTGGTAGCAGGTACCGTGCTGACCGCCGTGGCACTTGGCCTGGTGAAAAAGCCGGCCAACTAG